The following are encoded together in the Lathyrus oleraceus cultivar Zhongwan6 chromosome 3, CAAS_Psat_ZW6_1.0, whole genome shotgun sequence genome:
- the LOC127127051 gene encoding protein BPS1, chloroplastic, which produces MSLPQDPPRSFFPFGNPFRMISPKGTKLSPQLLEILHAFEKTLEERLEKLIPKSKDEVVSLSWMTSAMQALCESHNDIKTLMTDLDLPVMDWDEKWIDVYLDISVKLLDICNAFSSELSRLNQGHLLLQCTLHHLGSSSPDHLFRACSSLDGWRQLMSSKNPRIEKCGSILDDLVESSDMPKVKKSAKVTVWMQAIYGVKALTVFVCSVFATAFSGSTKNLMDMDVADIYSWAPTFKVLQNLVNEEIRVRFSSGKFTVSNELEAVDFSVRELYPIIQGVVHTIETESHAKTVEKLGRATENFSEGLDLLAKEVDGFFQVVLSGRDALLANLRSVTLGNDHILGGKSDAQVVN; this is translated from the coding sequence ATGAGTCTTCCACAGGATCCACCCAGATCATTTTTCCCCTTTGGAAATCCTTTCCGGATGATATCACCCAAAGGCACTAAGTTATCTCCGCAACTACTGGAAATATTACATGCTTTTGAGAAAACTTTGGAAGAGAGGCTGGAAAAGCTTATTCCTAAAAGCAAGGATGAAGTCGTCAGCTTGTCTTGGATGACTTCAGCTATGCAGGCACTTTGTGAAAGTCACAACGACATTAAAACCCTCATGACAGACCTTGATCTTCCCGTGATGGATTGGGATGAGAAATGGATAGATGTGTACTTGGACATTAGTGTGAAGTTGCTGGATATATGCAATGCATTTAGCTCCGAGTTATCACGTCTAAACCAGGGCCACCTTTTACTTCAGTGCACGTTACACCATTTAGGCTCCTCCTCACCAGATCATCTTTTCCGGGCATGTTCTTCACTTGATGGTTGGAGGCAGCTTATGAGTTCGAAGAACCCTAGAATCGAAAAATGTGGCAGCATTTTGGATGATCTGGTTGAGTCATCTGATATGCCAAAGGTTAAAAAGTCAGCAAAAGTTACAGTTTGGATGCAAGCTATATATGGAGTAAAGGCGCTGACGGTTTTTGTGTGTAGTGTGTTTGCTACCGCTTTTTCAGGCTCTACAAAGAACTTGATGGATATGGATGTGGCCGATATTTATTCCTGGGCTCCAACTTTTAAAGTTCTGCAGAATCTTGTTAATGAGGAGATTAGAGTTAGATTTTCAAGTGGGAAATTTACTGTATCGAATGAGCTGGAAGCCGTTGATTTTTCTGTGAGGGAATTATACCCTATTATCCAAGGTGTTGTACATACAATTGAGACAGAATCGCATGCAAAAACTGTTGAGAAATTAGGCAGAGCAACGGAGAATTTCTCTGAAGGACTGGATCTTCTTGCAAAGGAGGTGGATGGCTTTTTCCAAGTGGTCTTGTCTGGCCGTGATGCCTTGCTAGCTAATCTGAGGTCAGTTACACTCGGCAATGACCACATCTTGGGAGGGAAAAGTGATGCACAAGTGGTCAATTGA